The genome window aaatttaaatttgatgACATTGAAGGGATTCAAGGGAAGCTATAAATTCTGATGGCATTGAAGGAATTGATATAAGTTTGAATGGCATTGAAGTGATTTTTTCTAAAACAAAAGTAAGTCCGCAATGAAGGACGAACCCAGTTCTGGAGGCTCCCATGAGTCATGGGTGTGGTCAGGAAAAAAAGTCTGCAATAGTCCTTGTAAAATACTTCTTCAATGTTGATGATGTGGGCACATTGTCTGGAGGAAATAACGTCTTGGATATAGAAATGttgttcagctcttcgaaggctatcTCTAGCAGTCTTAATCATTGCTTCTCCTATTTCAAACTACACTATGTAAACGATGCATTCTGCAGTGTAAAACAGTTTTGTACAGCTATATGCATGATCTACTACTGGTCATAGCCTGAGGAAAAATTTCACAATGAGTTTTGCATTGCACAACAACTGAAAATGCAGCAGGTTAACAGCATTGCTCTGTTATCCTATTGCTGTCATGGCTATTTTCTTGGCATCTTACTGTACTGCTCTCTTACTGTAAACTGAATAGATTCTGGTTCTGACTTCTGAACTAGCAAGAATGGAATCACATTGCTCTGCACCATACATTATGGGACAGTTGTAACTGACACGTTTTGTGGCATACATTTACAGGCAAACCATCGTTTCACGACAAATATGCAGAGGCGACTTTACGGACGTGCGACTGACATTCACATTCGGCCCCTGAATGAGGAGAAAGCTATTCAAGCTGCCGCAGATCTTCTCGGTGAACTATTTGTTTTCTCGGCAAGTGTTCTTGGCTTGCATTGGTCTTTTTCGAAGTAATATGAACTGAAAAGGGTTGACGCCTTTTTGTTTTCATGTATGACGAGAAACAAAACCCGATCGTTCTAGAACATATTTTCTTACTTCTGCAACGACTCCTCAGGCCCTAGAAATGACAAGTACTGACGTGGACTCACATATAATTTCTCAGGTCGCTGGTGCTGCGATTATCTATGAGGTGCAAAGAAGTGCTAGGTCAGAAGCCAGAAAAGAGGAGGCCCGTCGTCTGGAAATTGAGGTGAGACAACTGCCTCCAACTATTCTCTTGGAATCATTTGTTCACTTTTTTAATGAAAACATTACGCTGCCAGGATATCTCTTGAACACATGCAAGGCAGAACACAAATTCGATCTTAGTTAATTATTCATGTTCAAATGACAGGGGATAAAGAAAAGGGAGGAGCAACTAGCGCTGGAAGTACAGATAATGAAACACAAGATTAGCGAGATGGAGCGGCAGTACTCGAAGTGGACCCTTCCCGGGCTTCGCGGCTTCGGCACTGCCCAGGCGGCGGCACAGCCTGCTGGTACTCAGCACCCAACAGCTGCGTGATTGCTCTACTTCTGCAACTGTCGACAGCTCGCGATCTGGATGGCCGACTGCAGACTGCCTCTGTTTAGCTTGCATTTTACTCCGTTACATAATTGATTCGACTTCAGTAGCTGGCGAAAGGCTGAGGGTTACGTTGTGGTACAACTGAATCGAAGTTGTTATCGCCTTATAGGTTGATCGGATCGGCGACATGACATTCAGACCATGTTTGTCGTAGCTTAACTTATTTCACAGCTTCTTCATAGATTTAAGCAGGAGATAGATTTAAATAGAAGTACCAAACAGTAGCTTCTGCAACAGTCTCCCCTTTTAGTCGTAGCTTAACTTATTTCACAGATTTGTCGTAGCTTAACTTATTTTACAGCTTCTTCGTTGCTTTTTAGAATAAATTAAGGGCCGTCTATTTGGTATTTGGTTCCATAGGattaggccatgtttggtttctttagtctaggaattaaagtttagttaggggacttctctaacatgtttggttctaggggctaaaaatagtaagaatatactaaatgactcataagaaTACTAAAATGGCATTTAACATTCTCCTGTTATTAGTACAATCGAACTAAACGAGAGGTaaatgtggaattaatatggtttagtcccttttagcacatatgtgaaagactaaagactaaatcattttattccatattttagtcctagtgtttgtcaaaaaagggactaaatgtgactaaaaactagagactaatctttagtccctctaaccaaacaccccctaaacttCAGTCTCTCCTTTTCAGTCTCTATATTGTCAAACATGGGGACTAAAAGAAACAAATATATGGTTTAGTCCCCTTTAGTCTATGCGTTTGGCAATTTAGGGACTGAAAGGGAGGAACTAAAGTAGTCTTATGAAACCAAACATCCACTAATTAAATGTAGACAATAAGCAGAAGTTGTTTTCACTACCTTGTCAGATAAGCTGTTTTTGTAATAAACAATAATTGTACTAAAAAGGGTCTCAGTTTAAAGTTTTTACATGCCAAAGCGAAAATTCTTGGAGCTAAGCTAATGGACCGTATCTTGGGTGAAGATGGCAACTTGTATTAGGAAGGTGGCGTCAGAGGTGTTTGGAGTGACCAAAGGGAGCGACAGTGAATATAAGGATACTTGGTGGTGGCAGTGAATCTAATGAATAATGTTACAAGAGCTTGTTCTATGACAGGAGTGCGGTCAGCATAGAGAGGTATAAAGTGGCAAAGAAGACTGCAAAGCGAGCTGTGAGTGAAGCAAAGGATCGAGCCTATGATGATCTTTACCGAAGACTAAGTACAAAGGAAGGGGAGAAATATGTCTATAAGATAGTTAGGATTCGAGAAAGAAAGACGAGAGATCTCAACCAAGTTAAATGTATTAAAGATGAAATGGATCAACTCTTGGTGAAGAATCAAGTATCTCGATGCAAGTATAGATGCACTGTGACAGAAGAATTTCATCAGCAAAATGTTTTCCCATATTACCGCATTTCTACTAAAACGGAACGATAAACTGGAACCTGACtgcatgagagcacctagaggggggaggtgaataggtgatcctgtgaaacttgaaaaacttaagccacaaaacttggttaatcgttagcacaataattgtcaagtggctagagaggagtcaaaacacaataaccacaagaaatcaatcacagagatggcacggtggttatcccgtggttcggccaagaccaacgcttgcctactccacgttgtggcgtcccaacggacgagggttgcaatcaacccctctcaagcggtccaaagacccacttgaataccacgatgttttgcttgctttttctcaatcccgtttgcgaggaatctccacaacttggagcctctcgcccttacacttgaaattcacaaagaagcacggagcaagggtgggattagcaacacacacaagactagaaatcacagcaactccacgcacacaagtcgcaacaagagctcgcaacgcagctcaatgaattcacaactccactagagctctatatgctaacacaatgaatcaaaggcgcggaatcgatgtcttggtgcttaggaatgttgtaggaatgcttggtgtactcctccatgcgcctaggggtctcttttatagccccaaggcagctaggagccgttgagaacaatctgggaaggcaattcttgccttctgtcgcgtggcgcaccggacagtccggtgcacaccggacactgtccggtgccagatttctttccttaacagaccagccgaccgttggcagacttggagccgttggcgcaccggacatgtctggtgcacaccggacagtccggtgcccccttctagtcgttggctcggccacgtgtcccgcgcagatcgcgcggccgaccgttggcccggccgaccgttggctcaccggacagtccggtgcacaccggacagtccggtgcacaccggacagtccggtgaattatagtcgtacgtcgccggtgaattcccgagagcagccacttcgctcgaaccagcctggcgcaccggacactgtccggtgcaccaccggacagtccgatgctcccACACCACAACATAAACCCCCCTATAGCAACGCATCCGCAGCAACACATGATTTTATGCGTTGTAAGAAATTAGCGGGCAACGCTTAATATGCGTTGCAAGCATCATCCGTTAAATTATTAGAGTTATGGCAACACTTTATGTGTACCATCCGTTGTGTTAAATAGGATACGGAAACATTTAATATGTGTTACTAGCCGAATGTATTGATTAACTAGTATGTGACAACCATTAATATGTCTTGCTAGTAACATTTAATATTTAAATTCAGAAAAACACTCAATTTGAATGATTTGAAGTACAATAAATTAAACCAAATATTGTCCTTTTAGATTTCGATCTACCAAAACCCTATCACACAGGGAGACACAAGCGGCCTGAACCACCTACCCACGCCGCCGCTGGCCACCTGCCATGGCCCCAGTCGCCTTCGCAAAAGTCCCCAATCCCGCCGGCGGCCTCTGCACGCCTAGCCGCAGACCTCTTTGTCAGTGCGCCAAAATCTACTGAACTACCTACCCACCTCAAACCCTAACCCCAAGCCATCGCAGAAGAGGGTGACGAAGTAAAACAAGCAGCTGCCTCCCGACGCCGATCCAGAGGCTTTTGCCCGCCGACGCACGACGGGACGAGCAGCCGATGAACACGGCCACTCAACTTTCATAGTTTCATCACGAGTACCACCTGAGCAGCGGAGTCGCGGACAGCCGGACACCATCACATCAAACCTCCACCGCCGTCAATATAAGCGACAGTTGAAACCGCCAGCCGTTCCTACCCACCCTCCTCCCCGCCCCCGGTCCGCCCCCCACCTCAATTCCACACCCCCCGGCGAGGCCGCGGGGCGCCCGcgcccaaacaccaaaaccctagCTCCCCACCCACCCACCAACCTCCAAGCACcggaggccgccgcgcgctcgcccaCGGTCGCCACGGATGCGCGCGGCCCGCTCGCGGACCTCGACGACGCCCCGCTCGCGCGCCGCTGCTGTTCCGCCATGGATGAGCCCGAGAAAGTGAGGGGCAGGGAGGATGCGGCGTCGGGCCACGAGGCTGGCGGCGCCGAGGAGGCCGGGGATGGGTTCCAGCTCGTGATccatggcaagaagaagaagagggcGGCCAGCGGCCAGGACTGCGGGACTGCTGGCTCTGGCTTTGGCGCCGGGCCAGTGCGGGCGTTGACCAGGGAGAAGGGAGCCGCGCCGGTGCCGGGGGCCAAGGTGCCTTTCCACGATCCAAGCATTCCCCGGCCGCAGGACGTGTACAAAATCAGAGTGGATAACTACAAGCCATTCGAGCATGTCTGGCTGGAGCGCAGCGAAGACGGCACCCGACATGTTCACCCGCTGGTCAGTGATACACTATCCTGTTGCTGCTTCTCTATGTTTTGGTGAGTTCTAACGGAATGGAGGAGCTATAAACTCATTGATCGATGTGTAAGACATGGAAATGGCTTGGGTAAAATAGTAACATTTGTTGAATCAAATACTATTGTTGCCGTTCCCCATCGTTTGGTGTGTTTAGACTGGATGTGTTGGGCAGATGGTGCCCAAAGTTTATGAGACACAGAATGAGTACAAATAATCTGATTGCTGTATATacgggggtaaaatttcaacagAACATCGGAAAATGGTTTTAGGATAGCATGTGATCGTGTGTATAAATGGAAGAGGAAATGTGTAACACATTTTTGCAAGGATATTACCTGCTTTTGACAAACAACAGTGAATCATAGGCATGTTGATATGGGAGAATTAGTATGCATGTTGGTATTTTCAAAGCTGAAGGTAGTCTTTTCATGCACAACGATATGTACCATACTAACAGGTGAAAATAAAATCAGTGTGGTGCTTTTCTTTTAAAAAACATAGGCCTGCTCTAAGTCTAGTGTTTATCTTCTGTATATTTTTGTCAGTGTCATAATTTCCTTGCATCCGTATCCATTTATGAGTTTTAACTTGTTTTTTGTTGCAGGAAAACCTACCTGTTGAACAGTTCGTTGACAGAAATGTTCCTGACAGAGAACCAGTGAAGCCAGCTGATTTAGAGGATACACCATTTACGCTGGTTCAAGATCACAAAGGCTTAACAGAATTAGCTAAGAAGTTGAAGAGCGTAACTGAATTTGCTGTAAGCATTTGTAACTAATGTTTTTGTTTTATCAAATGAATCTATGATACTTAGATGCCTCTTATGTTGATACTGAATACTGAAGTTCATCTGTCAAGTATTTTTCCCTGTGCTGCATACATTTTTTTATCTGAAAGAACTGTCAGCATGCCTTCCCTGCAGGTTTTTGCCCTTGCGAGGCATATTTCATGCACACATATCACCACAGTTCTCAAAAAATGTTTTAGTTACATGTGTAATACTGCTATATGTTAGTGGTTGTGGAATGTGCATTGGACCTGACAGTCTTTATACTAGCATTATCGAAAAGTTCTTAAGCTAGATTACTTTTGTGACTGTTTGACATGAACAATATAgtgcaactttggttgttatataAACAAGATACCTCCTATGTTTTGTTTCTTCATCTTATAgaatgagttttacgcccttttaTGTTCTAGGCTATCTGACATGCAATAGAATAAATTCCATGGACTTCATGATACTAGCAATTTAATGATTGCCTCTATAATTTTTTTGCTCCATTTTCAGGTAGATCTGGAGCATAATCAATATAGGTCATTTCAGGGCTTCACCTGCTTGATGCAGATTTCAACAAGAACAGAAGACTTTATTGTGGACACTCTTAAGCTACGCCTATACATTGGTCTCTATTTGCAAGAGCCTTTCAAAGATCCAACAAAGAGAAAGGTTTTTAAAAACTACAAAATAATGCCTCTATGTACTCGAATTTCTGGTTTTCATTCGTTTTTGGTCAAATAGGTAATGCATGGTGCGGATCGTGATATAATGTGGCTCCAGCGGGACTTCCACATCTATGTGTGCAATCTTTTTGACACAGGACAAGTATGTGTAAATTAGGGTCAATAATACCATGATTCTGATTCTGCCACCCAATTTTCTTATTTCTTTATTCTTCCTGGAAACCCTCCTATTTAATGTTTAATAGACTGAAGATTGCTTTTCTTTCTAACGATAATCAGGCTTCAAGGGTCTTACAGATGGAGAGAAACAGCCTTGAGCACCTATTGCTTCATTTTTGTGGAGTAACAGCAAAGAAGGAGTAAGGCTCTATCCAATAAATAATTTACAAAGATCCACTCTGACCTCCCTTGTATCTACAATGGGACTTTCTTTTCTCTGATTAAGGCATGCCTTTTTCTTGTAGGTATCAAAATGCAGACTGGAGGTCGAGACCACTTCCTGATGAAATGATCAAGTATTATGCATATACCCTATTCTGAATTTCTTTTCTGTTGACTGTTGAgtttggtgttggatatttttgtgttTGCTGCTTTTATTTTTTGCTGGCTTGCTATCAGTTATATATAAGTGGATTTACTTCTGCCTAGGTATGCTAGAGAAGATACACACTATCTGCTGTACATATATGACTTAATGAGACAGGCCCTATTCTGAATTTCTTTTTTGTTGTgtttggtgttggatatttttttGTTTGCTGCTTTTATTTATTTCTGACTTGCCATCAGTTATATATAAGTGGCTTTACTTCTGCCCAGGTATGCTAGAGACTATAACATGTTGGTATTAATTACCAAAAATCTAACATGTCGGTAAGGCTGCATTTTCAATTATATTTACGAACATCTAGTTTTATTTTTATAATGCATCTACCTTATTTCCCTTTATGAATTCCCACTCAATTTATGATGTGATTAACACTACTATTATACGATTGATTCCCACTCAATTTATGATGTCATTAACACTACTAACATCTGTCTTCACAAGTTTATGTTCTTTTCAATGTGTGGGTACATCTTGGCATGAGCTAAGTTATACCAGACCACCTGTTAGATTTTTGGTAATTAATTTTGCAAGCTGCCCATCTTTCTATTTAAGTTCGTTGCTTGTCTTTTAGGCTATTCTCACATAAACCATTATGCAGGTTATATAGGAAATAAGGAAAAGACGCTTGAGGAGATCAGGCAAGATCTTTGCCTGGTATGAAAACACATGTCTATAGTAGCATCTAGATTCCTTTGTCAGGTTGCACAACTTTTTATTACTAAAACATTTCTAGCAGTGTTAATTTTCTTGGCATCATGTTATCATCTATATTGTGTTACTTACTGTGGATTATCCTAAGCTTTAATGTCAAAACTAGCAGTATATATTTTCACTTCCCTGTGAGTATCAACAAATCTCATGATATTTGACTTTTGTAACTTATGTTATCCGCAAATTTGAAGTTGAGGGGCATTGACCAGATAAAAGCTATCAGTATTTGGCTACTATGATTTCTGGTCTGAACTTTTATCCTCAATTTTGCAGTCCAGCGGAAATGTTTGAGCGAGTGATTGGTCGCCTTTGATCACTATATTACTAGCAACAATAGCAGCCATCATTGGCTCCTA of Zea mays cultivar B73 chromosome 8, Zm-B73-REFERENCE-NAM-5.0, whole genome shotgun sequence contains these proteins:
- the LOC100277999 gene encoding uncharacterized protein LOC100277999; its protein translation is MVLPLVKLGSLAFRTLSKPIAARLKYNAGIHPKFRGLIIGIAQANHRFTTNMQRRLYGRATDIHIRPLNEEKAIQAAADLLGELFVFSVAGAAIIYEVQRSARSEARKEEARRLEIEGIKKREEQLALEVQIMKHKISEMERQYSKWTLPGLRGFGTAQAAAQPAGTQHPTAA
- the LOC103628557 gene encoding protein RRP6-like 2; translated protein: MDEPEKVRGREDAASGHEAGGAEEAGDGFQLVIHGKKKKRAASGQDCGTAGSGFGAGPVRALTREKGAAPVPGAKVPFHDPSIPRPQDVYKIRVDNYKPFEHVWLERSEDGTRHVHPLENLPVEQFVDRNVPDREPVKPADLEDTPFTLVQDHKGLTELAKKLKSVTEFAVDLEHNQYRSFQGFTCLMQISTRTEDFIVDTLKLRLYIGLYLQEPFKDPTKRKVMHGADRDIMWLQRDFHIYVCNLFDTGQVCVN